In a single window of the Rhinoraja longicauda isolate Sanriku21f chromosome 10, sRhiLon1.1, whole genome shotgun sequence genome:
- the fbxo34 gene encoding F-box only protein 34 has product MHLKLHPKLQQKDASLESSQEAFRGLRSSHHPTVVVERCQSTCNKPLCCKSIALASHISLWCPRPFGFISQNKMCNMRNPSDNVSFSGRKKQVSENVLPPSIHQEEGEAQLDIWAVIKPGNTKEKIAFFAAHQSNNRTSAMKVKGSCEAEVTTAKRRRKSVDLEKVKIQPVRKESVDKRYLRADPPTSSNSDENLFVNIDKQNADGLGHSTSLSVAEIVALLEQRANSLLPDCSKLFTNANAHLPSVAHSKGGSPSVEAISYAGLESGLSHKKSTEKKLQGEYVRVIEVIAKLESECLKNQHNRNGQVRNNSFRRGVGRVLLTDPHLSEESMKSTGVIKNSTNVHSTVDNIGQSKEQRGHISTSYTKPCTEPLDNATDVPFPAISFSGVVLDLSSKEASLTHKEAMSLPNSCRELCSCDAEVSVECCNTPSLCWEMDNKFVSNFTFPENGMGEYATDFIVDGFESCVVDRNMDRGVKEGTEYRSITRLHPCEEPLPGELFFTLEQSHVENLDLNENTTEKILDIAQCRDHFLIAESRTFNRSCSQTNQGNSLASFGTICPSSTEPFPLRRQVSHEFLETRFKIQQLLEPRQYMAFLPHHIMVKIFMFLPTKTLAALKCTCHYFKFIIENYDIRAIDSRWVGDPRYKDDPCKQCKKHYSKGDVSPCRWHSKPYYRVLPYGRSYWMCCWQTEKDSSGCKIGLHDNNWVQSHSRIQQIFEKV; this is encoded by the coding sequence ATGCATCTGAAGCTGCACCCAAAGCTCCAGCAGAAAGATGCATCTCTTGAATCAAGCCAAGAGGCGTTTAGAGGCCTTCGGTCAAGCCACCACCCAACTGTAGTGGTTGAAAGATGCCAATCTACCTGCAATAAACCATTGTGCTGCAAATCCATTGCTTTGGCATCTCATATCAGCTTGTGGTGTCCAAGACCTTTTGGTTTCATTTCCCAAaataaaatgtgcaatatgaGGAATCCATCTGATAATGTTAGCTTTAGTGGAAGAAAGAAACAAGTGTCTGAAAATGTTCTGCCTCCTTCGATTCATCAGGAAGAAGGGGAGGCACAATTGGACATTTGGGCAGTCATAAAACCTGGTAACACAAAAGAGAAAATTGCCTTctttgcagcacatcaaagcaatAACAGGACCAGCGCCATGAAAGTAAAGGGCAGTTGCGAGGCTGAGGTCACAACTGCTAAACGCAGAAGGAAATCGGTTGATCTAGAGAAAGTAAAGATTCAACCAGTGAGAAAAGAGAGTGTTGATAAAAGGTATTTACGTGCAGACCCACCAACAAGCAGTAACAGTGATGAGAATTTGTTTGTAAATATTGATAAACAAAATGCTGATGGACTTGGTCATAGCACCTCTCTTTCTGTAGCAGAAATAGTGGCTCTTCTGGAACAAAGGGCAAATTCTCTCCTCCCAGACTGCAGCAAACTGTTTACAAATGCCAACGCTCACTTGCCGAGTGTTGCGCATTCAAAGGGAGGGTCCCCATCAGTAGAAGCCATTTCATATGCAGGATTGGAGTCTGGTTTAAGTCACAAAAAGTCCACTGAAAAAAAACTACAGGGTGAATATGTTCGAGTTATCGAAGTAATAGCTAAGCTTGAATCGGAGTGCTTAAAGAATCAACACAACAGAAATGGACAAGTTAGGAATAATAGCTTTCGGAGAGGGGTGGGTAGGGTTTTGCTAACCGATCCACATCTTTCGGAAGAAAGCATGAAGAGTACAGGCGTTATTAAAAATTCAACTAATGTACACAGTACTGTTGATAACATTGGGCAAAGCAAAGAACAACGCGGTCACATAAGCACAAGCTATACTAAGCCATGCACAGAACCACTGGATAATGCCACAGATGTTCCATTTCCAGCTATTAGCTTTTCAGGTGTGGTATTGGATCTCTCTTCTAAAGAGGCTTCATTAACACACAAGGAAGCAATGTCATTGCCAAACAGTTGCAGAGAACTTTGCAGTTGTGATGCTGAGGTATCAGTGGAGTGCTGTAATACCCCGTCACTGTGTTGGGAAATGGACAATAAGTTTGTATCAAACTTTACTTTTCCGGAGAATGGTATGGGTGAATATGCAACTGACTTTATTGTCGATGGGTTCGAGTCTTGTGTGGTGGATAGGAATATGGATAGGGGGGTGAAGGAAGGAACAGAATATAGATCTATAACTAGACTTCATCCATGTGAGGAACCCCTTCCTGGAGAACTCTTTTTCACACTTGAACAGTCCCATGTGGAAAACTTGGATTTAAATGAAAATACTACTGAGAAAATACTGGATATTGCACAATGCAGGGATCACTTTCTGATTGCTGAAAGCAGAACATTCAACCGAAGTTGCTCACAAACAAATCAGGGCAATTCTCTTGCATCTTTTGGAACAATATGTCCTTCTTCAACTGAGCCCTTTCCTCTCAGGAGGCAAGTATCTCACGAGTTCCTGGAAACTCGCTTCAAAATCCAACAGCTCCTTGAGCCTCGGCAATATATGGCCTTTTTACCGCACCACATCATGGTGAAGATTTTCATGTTCCTTCCTACCAAAACCTTGGCAGCTCTCAAATGCACGTGCCATTATTTTAAGTTCATTATAGAAAACTATGACATTAGGGCAATAGATTCACGCTGGGTCGGTGACCCACGATACAAGGATGATCCATGCAAGCAGTGTAAAAAGCATTACTCAAAAGGGGATGTGTCACCGTGTCGGTGGCACTCTAAGCCCTATTACAGAGTTCTACCCTATGGGCGTTCTTACTGGATGTGctgttggcagacagaaaaagaCTCATCGGGCTGTAAAATTGGGCTTCATGATAATAACTGGGTGCAGTCTCACAGTCGTATCCAACAAATATTTGAAAAGGTGTAA